The proteins below are encoded in one region of Silene latifolia isolate original U9 population chromosome 2, ASM4854445v1, whole genome shotgun sequence:
- the LOC141644128 gene encoding ARF guanine-nucleotide exchange factor GNOM — protein MGRLKMQPGIKSIEEEPEETEVTPSNKAALSCMVNSEIGAVLAIMRRNVRWGGRYISGDDQLEHSLIQCLKALRKQVFTWQQQWHNINPVLYLQPFLDVIRSDETGAPITSVALSSVYKILTLDVLDLNTTNVEDAMHLVVDAVTSCRFEVTDPSSEEVVLTKILQVLLACMKSKASVVLSNQHVCTIVNTCFRIVHQASAKGELLQRMAAHTMRELVRCIFSHLPEVQSSEHSLVNGGYSMKSEIGGLDNEYNFQANQINDGTNNSEYDGQLPTANFGSTVPVVGGAGALDENGSGNGKDTRAYDLQVMTEPYGVPSMVEIFNFLCSLLNVVDHIGMGARSNGLAIDEDAPLFALGLINSAIELGGNSFVKHPSLLNLIQDELFRSLMLFGLSPSPLILSMVCSIVLNLYHHLRIELKLQLEAFFSCVILRLAQSRYGASYQQQEVAMEALVDFCRQKTFMVEMYANLDCDITCSNVFEDLANLLSKSAFPVNSPLSSMHILALDGLIAVIQGMAERIGNGSLGLEQAPVSLEEYTPFWMVKCDSYNDPNHWVPFVRRRKYIKRRLMIGADHFNRDPKKGLEFLQGTHLLPEKLDPQSVACFFRYTAGLDKNLVGDFLGNHDEFCVQVLHEFAQTFDFQDMNLDTALRLFLETFRLPGESQKIQRVMEAFSERYYEQSSHVLANKDAAFILAYSLIMLNTDLHNVQVKKKMTEDDFIRNNRRINDGEDLPREYLLELYHSICKNEIRTTPEQVAGFAEMNPSRWIDLMHKCKKSAPYIVADSRAYLDHDMFAIMSGPTIAAISVVFDHAEHEEVYRACIDGFLAVAKISACHHLEDVLDDLVVSLCKFTTLLNPSSVEEPVLAFGDDTKARMATVTVFTIANRYGDYIRTGWRNILDCILRLHKLGLLPARVASDAADDSDLSADPGHGKPLTNSLSAAHLPSMGTPRRSSGLMGRFSQLLSLDTEEPRSQPTEQQLAAHQRTLQTIQKCHIDSIFTESKFLQAESLLQLARALIWAAGRPQKGAGSPEDEDTAVFCLELLIAITLNNRDRIVLLWQGVYEHIANIVQSTVMPCALVEKAVFGLLRICQRLLPYKENLADELLRSLQLVLKLDARVADAYCEQITQEVTRLVKANATHIRSQMGWRTITSLLSVTARHPDASEAGFDALVFIMSEGAHMLPSNFILCVDSARQFAESRVGQADRSIRALDLMSGSVSCLVKWVHETRETVKDEDALKMSQDIGEMWLRLVQALRKVCLDQREEVRNHALSSLQRCLTEIDEVRLAHTLWLQCFDMVIFTMLDDLLEIAQGHSQKDYRNMEGTLIVSTRLLCKVFLQLLPELSQLTTFCKLWLGVLSRMEKYMKVKIRGKKSEKLQDLVVELLKNTLEEMKNRGVLAQRSALGGDSLWELTWLHVNNISPSLQSDVFPPAGAADEAAPSPTESVPSEG, from the exons ATGGGTCGTCTTAAGATGCAACCTGGTATAAAATCAATTGAAGAAGAACCCGAGGAAACTGAAGTTACCCCATCTAATAAAGCAGCTTTATCATGTATGGTTAACTCGGAAATTGGTGCGGTGTTGGCAATTATGAGAAGGAATGTAAGATGGGGAGGTCGGTATATATCTGGGGATGACCAATTAGAGCATTCTCTTATTCAATGCTTGAAGGCGTTGCGTAAGCAAGTTTTTACGTGGCAGCAACAATGGCACAATATCAATCCTGTTTTGTATCTGCAACCGTTTTTGGATGTAATTCGGTCTGATGAAACCGGTGCCCCAATTACAAGTGTTGCTTTATCATCTGTGTATAAGATTTTAACTCTGGACGTGCTTGATTTGAACACCACCAATGTTGAAGATGCAATGCATTTGGTGGTAGATGCTGTCACAAGTTGTCGGTTTGAGGTGACCGATCCTTCATCGGAAGAGGTAGTATTGACTAAGATTCTTCAAGTTCTCCTGGCTTGTATGAAAAGTAAAGCATCTGTTGTCTTGAGTAATCAGCATGTTTGCACCATAGTTAATACTTGTTTCAGAATTGTTCATCAAGCTTCAGCAAAAGGTGAATTGTTGCAAAGAATGGCAGCGCATACAATGCGGGAACTTGTCAGGTGTATCTTCTCACATCTTCCTGAAGTTCAGAGCTCTGAACATAGTTTAGTTAATGGTGGCTATTCTATGAAGTCAGAG ATTGGCGGCCTAGATAATGAGTACAATTTCCAGGCTAATCAGATCAATGATGGCACAAATAACTCTGAATATGATGGTCAGTTGCCTACTGCTAACTTTGGCTCCACTGTTCCTGTGGTTGGGGGTGCTGGTGCGCTTGATGAGAATGGTTCTGGAAATGGAAAGGATACAAGAGCGTATGATTTGCAAGTGATGACAGAGCCTTATGGTGTCCCCTCCATGGTTGAGATTTTTAATTTTCTGTGCTCTTTGCTGAATGTTGTTGATCACATCGGAATGGGTGCAAGATCAAATGGGTTGGCCATTGATGAAGATGCCCCTCTCTTTGCCTTGGGTCTCATCAATTCGGCTATTGAGCTGGGTGGGAATTCATTTGTGAAGCACCCAAGCTTACTAAACCTTATACAGGACGAGCTCTTCCGCAGTTTGATGCTTTTTGGTCTCTCACCAAGTCCCCTTATTCTCTCTATGGTCTGTAGCATTGTACTTAATTTGTATCATCATTTGCGAATTGAACTTAAGCTACAGTTGGAGGCTTTCTTTTCTTGTGTGATCTTAAGACTTGCACAGAGCAGATATGGGGCTTCATACCAGCAGCAAGAAGTTGCAATGGAGGCCCTTGTTGACTTTTGCAGACAGAAAACATTTATGGTAGAGATGTATGCTAACTTAGATTGCGACATAACTTGCAGCAATGTGTTTGAAGATCTTGCTAATCTGCTGTCAAAGAGTGCTTTTCCTGTAAATTCTCCGTTGTCTTCGATGCACATTCTCGCGCTTGATGGACTGATTGCAGTAATTCAGGGGATGGCTGAAAGGATTGGTAATGGATCTCTTGGGTTAGAGCAGGCTCCTGTGAGTCTCGAGGAATATACACCTTTTTGGATGGTCAAATGTGACAGCTATAACGACCCTAACCACTGGGTTCCTTTTGTTCGCCGTAGGAAATATATCAAAAGAAGGTTGATGATTGGTGCCGATCATTTTAATCGTGACCCGAAAAAAGGATTAGAGTTCCTTCAAGGGACACACTTGTTACCGGAAAAACTGGACCCACAAAGTGTTGCTTGCTTTTTCAGGTATACTGCTGGTTTAGATAAGAATCTTGTGGGAGACTTTCTTGGCAACCATGATGAGTTTTGCGTCCAAGTTCTTCACGAGTTCGCTCAGACTTTTGACTTCCAAGATATGAATCTGGATACTGCTTTGAGACTGTTTCTTGAGACTTTTAGACTGCCAGGAGAATCACAAAAGATTCAGAGAGTGATGGAGGCATTTTCAGAGAGATACTATGAACAATCATCACATGTCTTGGCTAACAAAGATGCTGCTTTTATACTAGCATATTCACTTATAATGCTGAACACCGATCTTCACAATGTGCAAGTTAAGAAGAAGATGACAGAAGATGACTTCATCCGCAATAACCGACGTATAAATGACGGTGAAGATCTCCCTAGAGAATATCTATTGGAGTTATACCATTCTATTTGCAAAAATGAAATTCGCACCACACCTGAACAGGTTGCTGGTTTTGCTGAGATGAACCCAAGCCGGTGGATTGACCTAATGCACAAATGCAAGAAGAGTGCACCTTACATCGTGGCAGATTCTCGGGCTTATCTTGACCATGACATGTTTGCCATCATGTCCGGTCCAACTATTGCTGCTATTTCTGTGGTATTTGATCATGCCGAGCATGAAGAAGTCTATCGAGCTTGCATAGATGGGTTCTTAGCTGTCGCGAAAATTTCAGCCTGCCATCATCTCGAAGATGTGCTTGATGATCTGGTTGTTTCTCTTTGCAAGTTCACAACCCTTTTAAACCCATCTTCTGTCGAAGAGCCTGTTTTGGCATTTGGTGATGATACCAAAGCAAGGATGGCCACCGTGACTGTTTTCACAATTGCAAATCGATATGGTGACTATATTCGAACAGGCTGGAGAAACATCCTGGATTGTATATTGAGGCTCCATAAGCTTGGCCTTCTTCCTGCTCGTGTAGCAAGTGACGCCGCAGATGATTCTGACCTCTCTGCTGACCCTGGGCATGGAAAGCCACTTACGAACTCATTATCAGCAGCTCACTTGCCTTCTATGGGAACTCCTCGGAGGTCCTCAGGACTGATGGGCAGGTTTAGCCAGCTTCTTTCTCTAGACACCGAGGAACCAAGATCACAGCCCACAGAGCAGCAGCTTGCTGCTCATCAACGTACGCTTCAGACAATTCAGAAATGTCACATTGACAGTATCTTCACGGAGAGCAAGTTTCTTCAAGCCGAGTCTTTACTTCAACTTGCCCGAGCACTCATATGGGCCGCGGGACGGCCCCAGAAAGGAGCTGGGTCACCCGAGGATGAAGACACCGCAGTATTCTGCCTGGAATTGCTTATTGCAATCACATTGAACAATCGCGATAGAATCGTTCTCCTATGGCAGGGTGTCTATGAACATATTGCAAACATTGTGCAGTCAACTGTCATGCCCTGTGCATTGGTGGAGAAGGCCGTGTTTGGACTTCTTAGGATTTGCCAGCGGCTGCTCCCTTATAAAGAGAATCTAGCTGATGAGCTCCTAAGATCACTTCAGCTAGTGCTCAAGCTCGATGCTCGAGTGGCCGATGCATACTGTGAGCAGATAACTCAGGAAGTCACTCGCTTGGTGAAAGCAAATGCTACTCACATCCGGTCACAAATGGGTTGGCGAACCATCACTTCACTTCTATCGGTCACAGCGCGACACCCAGATGCTTCTGAAGCCGGGTTCGATGCACTTGTTTTTATTATGTCCGAGGGGGCCCACATGTTACCTTCTAATTTTATTCTCTGCGTAGATTCTGCTAGACAGTTCGCCGAGTCTCGTGTTGGTCAGGCTGACCGATCCATCCGGGCCTTAGATCTTATGTCAGGATCCGTTAGTTGCTTGGTGAAGTGGGTCCATGAAACGAGGGAAACCGTGAAAGACGAGGATGCCCTTAAAATGTCTCAGGATATTGGTGAGATGTGGCTAAGACTTGTACAAGCCCTAAGAAAAGTATGTTTGGACCAAAGAGAAGAAGTCAGAAACCATGCTCTTTCGTCACTGCAGAGGTGCTTGACTGAAATCGACGAGGTCCGACTTGCACATACTCTCTGGTTGCAGTGTTTCGATATGGTCATATTCACGATGCTCGATGACTTGCTCGAAATAGCCCAGGGTCACTCTCAAAAGGACTACCGAAACATGGAAGGAACCCTTATAGTTTCCACGAGGCTCCTTTGCAAGGTATTCTTACAATTACTCCCGGAACTTTCCCAATTAACCACATTCTGCAAACTATGGCTGGGTGTTCTAAGCCGGATGGAAAAGTACATGAAGGTGAAGATCAGAGGGAAGAAAAGCGAGAAGCTCCAGGATCTAGTCGTAGAACTCTTGAAAAACACACTAGAAGAGATGAAGAACAGGGGTGTCTTAGCTCAGAGAAGTGCTTTAGGTGGAGATAGTTTATGGGAACTGACATGGTTACATGTCAACAATATATCTCCGTCTTTGCAGTCTGACGTGTTCCCACCTGCAGGAGCTGCTGACGAGGCAGCTCCTAGTCCTACTGAATCCGTGCCCTCAGAAGGTTGA